The Megalobrama amblycephala isolate DHTTF-2021 linkage group LG18, ASM1881202v1, whole genome shotgun sequence genome segment aaaggaggaaAAAGTactgaataaaagggtgccaataattgtggccaatgtgttttggagaaaaccatttatttcataatgtgattttccccccactttcaattcttttccttcaatgaaagattcgatttttgctaattttatgaattaaagatcaaaaggataaacaatgcagatttatttttatagtcatctttgatcatatttaccaagggtgccaataattctgaccacaactgtacctgatgtgggccggatctgggccacactatgttgctgtctagGTAATTACTCTGTATTTTAAGGATATTAGTTATTGACTTAGATACTTCTTAATGTATTACATTGatggatatttaattgtgcattcacattttctgttatttttacatttggatTAGCTTTGCCATTAGCTAACGCTCTTtaaacaatctttttttttcatgctgtacattataatgttgtgatgcctaaattcttgtgactgattttagttttttttaatggtatttttaatatatttattttaatatcaaccataataacatgaaaataagtaTTGGATAGaatattagtatgtaaatatattgatcaaaagtgacagtaaagacaattataatgttacagatgATTTCTAttgcaaataaatgttgttcttttgaactttttattaatcaaagaatccagaaaaaaagtatttaagcagcacaactgttttcagcattgataaaaaataagaagtgtttcttgagcaccaaatcagcatattaaaatgatttctgaagaatcatatgacactgaagactgaatgtatatatattacattagaAAACagttcacaatatttctgtattttgaccaaataaatgcagctttggtatAACAGCATAACTTTCAAAAAAATCATCGACCCTATGCTTTTGAACATTTGTGGATGTGTTTGATGGTGATGTGATATGTATGCTTAAAATGTATACAGATTCAAAAGATGACCACACTTGGGGTGGGCACTTCTCGAAGTGTCCAAAAGAATACCAGCATTACTGTATCCAAGGCGTTTGCCGTTTTGTGAAGGAGCAGAACACTCCTTCATGCAGGTGAGACTTTGACCTGTCCataactcaaccaatcagagctcaagtaaatgttaaataatttttatagaaatttttaaataaaaataatgttaaatacatTTGCACAGATGTGAAACAGGATATATTGGGACTAGGTGTGAATATCTTGATCTTGGTTTTCATGTGGGAGAACGAAGAAAAATAGTCATCGCATGTGTGGTCGCAGGATTGGTCTTTCTGATTCTGCTCATCGTCTTCATATGTGTCTGTACACAGTGAGTGATGTGTTACGCTATTATGATTCAAACTTGTTCAAGCTTAAAATTGTTGGtcttcagtgtttatttaatctttaatgttgttttttttttttttttttttaccatcttCCTATTTTGTTTCACAGTAAACGATATAAACCATGtagaaagaagaagaggaaaaaGGAAACAAGTGATGAAGAGGCGAAACTCAGTTCACTAAACACACACGAAGCTTCAGCTGCACCAGTTGACACATCTGACACTAATGCTGTATGAAGTGAGTTTTCTTCTCCTGCCTTAttcattttacattaacagCATATTGCATTAGGGCCACTTAATGTTCAGATCATgtaaaccagtggttctcaaataGTTTAGGACTGCAGTTGCagttgtcattaattactcaccctcacgtcgtcccacacccgtaagaccttcgttcatcttcagaactcaaATAAACTCTTCAGAACTCGAATTccttcacaagatgtaatataagtctaaggtgtcccctgaatgtgtctgtgaagtttcagctcaaaataccccatagatttttttaaataatttttttaactgcctattttgaggcatcattaactatacaccgattcaggctgcgcgacccctttaaatctcgcgctccctgcccccccgggCTCTCGACTattacagtgcataaacaaagttcacacagctaatataaccctcaaatggatctttacaagatgttcgtcatgcatgctgcatgcatgcttcagatcatgtgagtatagtatttatttggatgtttacatttggttatgaatgagtttgatagtgctttgtggctaaagctaacattacacactgttgaagagatttataaagaatgaagatgtgtttatgcattatacagactgcacgtgtttaaaaatgaaaatagcgacggctctcttgtctctgtgaatacagtaagaaacgatggtaactttaaccacatttaacagtacattagcaacatgctaacgaaacatttagaaagacaatctacaaatatcactaaaaatatcatgtaatcatggatcatgtcagttattatcgctccatgcgccatttttcgctattgttcttgcttgcttacctagtctgatgattcagctgtgcacagatccagacgttaatactggctgcccttgtgtaataccttgaacatgggctggcatatgcaaatattggggtcatacatattaatgatcccgactgttacgtaacagacggtgttatgttgagattcgcctgttcttctgaggtcttttaaacaaatgagatttatataagaaggaggaagcaatggagtttgaaacctaatgtatgtcttttccatgtactgaactcttgttattcaactatgccgaggtaaattcaatttttgattctagggcacctttaattttatgaagcaacgagaatactttttgtccgcaaaaacaaaacaaaaatttcaaaacattctttttttttttgttcatttatgcCCAAATAGGCCCAGATGGTTAATGAAATCTGtgtcatattttcttttacgGAGTGTCTATtaacactaagtgcaaatagcgtcccttgttggcaaatgctatttacactagctccgcccaccaatgtctgcttggaccactcaagttttaaaaatgatGCGCTGAAGTCAATGTCTTCAGTGGGCAACAGTAGCGAGTAAGGCTCACAGACCTGGCTATTAACATGATCGACACGAATATGCTTTTTGGCGAGCtcgcatttatttaaaaaaatcactaagaaaatgctgctattgtcacttagtgtaaatagaatatattgctttttgcacttagtgtaaatgaCATCgatcgctaagaaaatatgctattttcacttagtgtaaatagcatctaattgCTTTGTacagtgtaaatagaatctatcacTATTTGCTTACTTAGTGCCTTTCTTTTATCTGGCATAGTTTTGTTCATTGTTTTTTAGGATGTCTATATTAGCAGTTGATCAATTTGTCTTGCCACTATTAAAGAGATAGTGcaccccaaaaaatgaaaattctatcatttacaCTCCTTTATgttgtttatgaatttatgaccataaaagaagatatctgatttgatattaaaaaaatctaatttggaTGCACGAGTGTTGACGTCAGTTTTCTCCATTTAAttactgaatatatatatatatttttttctcttgctTTTGACTTGCCATTATAACCACTTCTCCTCtgattgaaattaaattaaatatttgctccAATCAGAAATTGATCTCAACCAAACTCTATAAAACTGCATGACAGTTTTTCCATACCATCCAAGGACATTGACTTGTCGTCATCCTCTCTTAGTTCATGCTAAAAGCATTTTAGAAGTGTGCAGCAAGCTGTTTAAAGAAAAGTATAGACAACATAAGCTAAATGCTTGTTTGAAATGTGTAGCTATTGTGACAGTGTTCAGACCTTGGTTGCTAGGTTGCTAAGAGATGGGTCTAATGATCTTTTTGTTTCATTAAAACAGTGAAGTGATCCTGCCAGGGTTGGTAATGGCCAGGAAACGTGGACTTGCCGAGTGATGATAGCAGTGTTTTACAGCAATCCTGCGTGTACTTTAAAAGAATTTGGGAGATATGGTATGCCAGGCAACCTTTGCCATTCTGTGTGCTACTGTTTACCTCATTCTTCATGCCACAAATGATTTTCACACTTTGTAAGAAAAAGTGTAGATGAACTGAACAAATATGCCTTCAGAGTGGCTACAATGACAAAGTGTATCAtaattcaaatatattaaaaggtGCCGTGCAATATGCTGAATGCAAACAAAGCCTATCCATGTTGGTTTAGATATAGGCCTATTTGTATTGCATATGAAGCACAGAATATTGAAAAAAGTTTctgtataataataaagtgaaaattaaataataaattgtcATATTGACAGTTTCAACTGTTTCTGGAAGTAGTTCTCCTGACATTGACGGACCAAAATCTACTCTTaacattgatttatttattaacatgtAAATAGAAAAGGTTTGCTTTCTTtgattttaaaagaatatattaaGTACATTTTGGAGAAAAATTACCAtgtataatgtatttttgttttctttattgaGCTTTTTTGACAGAGAAGTATTAGccataataaataaacaaataatgttttgcaATCATATGTTTGGTCAAAAATATTTAGTgacaacaaacatttttttttttttatgaaaaattagaataactttatatatttgtgttttgttaAGTACAGTTTGGAAAGATTTAATTTGTTGATGGTGTAAAGTTAGATGTATGTTGCACATGCTGTTCAGATTTATATTGTAAGTACTTAACGTTTTTGAGATTTTCTTTAAATGCAAAGCTGTATTTACTTTATACCATACAATGTCTTTATAAAGTAATTCATGTgagtatttttatttctttaatgttATATTACACAAGAAAGTTTGATTTTCATGGGTTTTAAGAGATGGATTTTTGTGATATGAAAATGCTTGCATTATGTTCTGTAAACACGGTGAATATGGCACATAAGCTGATTATTTTTCACACCAAGGTGGAAAATGTCCATGGAATGTGCAAAGGTGCTTAGTTAGAATAAACTATCTACCAACCCTGCTTCCAAGAAATGTTCCGTCTgctttattgtttgtttttcgcCCTAGTTACGGCTGCCCTCAAACATCCAGTCTGAGGGATTATTTAACCGTTATCATTATAGATAAAGCTTTGAAGAGCCGCCTTGTCTTAAGAACTTTTATTACTCGTACGTTTTTGAAGCCTCAGTCTGTGCTGATGCCAATAGAAACTGGCCGGTGTGACCAGCACGGGCAGACCTCGTGTTTCAGCACAGCCATAAATAGCCCGTCTTGGCCTCATGTCAGTGATTGGAGAACGACAGGAATGCAGCACCTCAGTTGGTAGGATCTTGTGAGGCAGATGTTTTCCATGATATTTATCAGAGCTGTGTCAGGTTTCAACAGAACATCGCTTAACCAAGACAACAATATGCACTGATTTCAAGCATGAAGCTacagatattttaaagtatttttgttgcaaGATATAAAGGCTGTGATAGATCATATGATCTGAGGCCTTCTGTTCCACTAGCGTAGCAATGACCTGTGACGAATGTTTCATTCAGCAGGAAATGAAAAAGGAAGGCGTGTCTCAAAGTGAATGAAATAGGTAACCGATACAACACTCGTTTTGCAGGGGATAAGAGATCACTCTGATCTCACCTTTTTTTCTAGGTAttctgaagccatatgataTCTTCATCAGTGAGACAGTTAGTTGAACTCGAGAATTAGCCcaatttgtgaatgaatcactCGACTgcttttgaagtaaaaaaaaaatcaattcttATGAATAGCTTTTAATTGAACTAGATGTTCAGTGACTAATGATTTAATTAAGCTAATTAATTGCTTCATAAGACTTTAAATATTGCTTTTGGGATTTTGGAGTTTAATTCAATTTCATATAAAGTGCTGCAggatgacatatttttgtaggccaaaaccctGAAACAAgtcagcattttagcacttacACGGTTCCTTTGCCCTGTAGTCAATGGTTgcatccaaaatcgcatacttctctactactgtatatatatgtgaaaaacagtatgtgaaaaaAGATATCTGTCTGAATTCGCAGTACTGATAAAAGAGTAagcaaaaagtacccggatgacctactattACCTGCTACATAGGAAGGAcgctttactatcccatgaggccacaggaaaCGATTTGTGTatggcagtgaagcgatgcaactgatgctggtaggtcacgtgATAATGAAAACATAGCGAATGTAGTACATCCGGATTATgttcatactacacacactcatactatACAGAACACTGTTTTTTTAGCCGTTGTGaagtaatttttcaaaataaactcgagagtatgcgatttcagatgcagccaattggtttttttggttaaatctcttaaatgttttattctatggcagtggttcccaaactttttagcttggAGTAGCCTACCC includes the following:
- the btc gene encoding probetacellulin, whose product is MDRTRRFILGLITAVVLCKYSQAEWNTTKAPANMTVSCGHHDNSSNCTDSKDDHTWGGHFSKCPKEYQHYCIQGVCRFVKEQNTPSCRCETGYIGTRCEYLDLGFHVGERRKIVIACVVAGLVFLILLIVFICVCTHKRYKPCRKKKRKKETSDEEAKLSSLNTHEASAAPVDTSDTNAV